The sequence below is a genomic window from Candidatus Saccharimonadia bacterium.
CGAGCGCGCCAGAAGCTGGTCGGCAAATTGCCGATCACGGGCGAGTTGCTGCGCGGCTCGCTGCTGGAACGCACCATCCGTCACACCAAAGGATGCCCGAAATGCGCGCGTGGCGAAGGGCATCACGTGTTTGTCTTGACGGTGACCTACCCGGGAGGACGTACGCGCCAGCTCAGCGTGCGGCGCGAGCGGGTTGCCGAGGTGCGCCGCTGGCTGAGCAATTATCAGGACCTGAAGGAGGCGATTGAGACCGTTTGCGAGCTTAATCATGAGCTGCTGCGTCCGGAGGCCGCATCGAAGAGGCGGAGGAAGCAGCATGATTGAGATGCGGCGGGCGCAGCTCAGCTTCGGCGACGGGCTGATCGCCGAGGAAGTGAGCGATCTTCGCGAAGACTGGATGAAACACGCCGACGCGGTGCTGGCGGATCAGGACATCGTC
It includes:
- a CDS encoding DUF6788 family protein codes for the protein RARQKLVGKLPITGELLRGSLLERTIRHTKGCPKCARGEGHHVFVLTVTYPGGRTRQLSVRRERVAEVRRWLSNYQDLKEAIETVCELNHELLRPEAASKRRRKQHD